Below is a window of Paramagnetospirillum magneticum AMB-1 DNA.
GGAGGATCGTTATCAGACGGCCAAGGGACTAGCCGCCGATCTCCGGATCTGCCTGGAGGACTGGCGCGGGACCGGGGCTATCGCGCCGTTTCTGCTGGGCGCCAATGACCGTCCTGACCGTCTGGTCATTCCCGAGAAACTGTATGGCCGCGAGGCCGAATTGCGGCAATTGCTCGATGCCGCCGGGCGGGTCACGGGCGACGGCGCGCTGGAGGTGGTCTTCGTCGCCGGCTATTCGGGCATCGGCAAGTCGGTCCTGGTGGGGGAATTGCAAAAGGCGCTGGTCGGCTCGAACACCTTCTTCGCCACGGGCAAGTTCGACCAGTACAAGCGCCACATTCCCTATGCCACCTGGGCTCAGGCCTTTCAGGGCTGCGTTCGCCAGATCCTGGGACTGGACGACGCGCGCCTGGTCAAATGGCGCCTTGCCATTCTCGATGCGGTCGGCCAGAACGGGCGGCTGATCACCGATCTGATTCCCGATCTGGCCCTGCTGATCGGCGAGCAGCCACTGGTGCCGGAACTGCCGCCCAACGAGGCGCAGCACCGTTTTTTCACCACTTTCCGCCGTTTCCTGGCCCGCTGGGCGACCGAGCGCCATCCCCTCGTCCTGTTTCTTGACGATCTGCAATGGATCGACCCCGGCAGCCTGAAGCTGTTGGAATATCTCGCAGGCCGGTCCGAGCTGGGCCACCTGCTGCTGGTCTGCGCCTACCGCGACAATGAGGTGGGGCCTGCGCATCCGCTGACCCTGGCCAAGGATGCCATCCGCGCCCGGACCAGGATTGAGGAGATCCCCCTGCGACCGCTGTCCACCGGCCATCTACGGCAACTTGTGGCAGAGACATTGTCGTGCCCGGCGGCCCGGGCGCAGCCCCTGGTGGAGATCATCGGCGGCAAGACCGGGGGCAATCCGTTTTTCACCATCCAGTTCATGCACGGTCTGTTCGAGGAACAACTGCTCAGCCCCGGCCCCGAGGGCTGGCAATGGGACATGGAGCGGATCGCCGCCAAGAATTTCACCGACAATGTGGTCGATCTGATGGTCGGCAAGATCCTGCGCCTGCCGGAAAAGACCCAGGAGGTGATGCGCCGGCTGGCCTGCCTGGGCAACATGGTCCCGGTTCGCAAGCTGGCCCTGGTCCATGACGGGGCCGCCGAGACCCTCGATGCCGATCTGGGCGACGCGTTGCGCGCCTCCTACCTGGTTCGCCGCAACGATACCATCCACTTTTCCCACGACCGCATCCAGGAGGCGGCCTATTCGCTGCTGCCCGCCGGGGATCGTCCGGCCGAGCATTTGCGCATCGCCCGCAAGCTGGCCGCCGGACTCGATCCCGCCGGGTTCGACGATGCCATTTTCGAGATCGTCGGCCATTTCACCCAGGGGGTCGAGCTGGTCTCGGATCCGGAGGAGCGGTACCGGCTCGGCCGCTGGTGCGCCCTGGCCGGAGAGAAGGCCAAGGCCTCGGCCGCCTATGTGACGGCGCAGACCTTCTTTGTCCAGGCCATGGATCTGCTGCCGCCCGATGCCTGGGACCACGATTACGACCGGACGCTGTGGCTGTATCTCGAGCGCGTCACCTGCGAATTGCTGCTGGGCAATTTCCAGCAGGTGGATGACCTCCTTCCGTTCGTCCTCGAACGGACCCGCGGCAACGCCGACCGGGCCCGGGCCTACCGGTTGCTGATCCTGCGTAATCAGGTGGCGGGCCGGTATGGCGACGCCGTGGACATCGCCCTGAACGTCCTTGGCCTCTTTGGCCTGGACTGCCCGGCGTCGCCCGCCGAGGTGGACCAGGCCGTCGCCCAAGGGCGGCGTGAGGCAAGCGCCAACCTGCGCGGCCGCGAGATCGGCGCCCTGATCGACGCTCCGGCCATGACCGATCCGGAGGCGCTGGCCATGATCGGCATTCTGGCCGATTGCCTGCCATGCTCGTTTCTGGCCCGGCCGGATCTCTACGGCTGGCTGGCCCTCAACGGGCTGAATATCACCCTGCGCCAGGGCAATACCGGTGATTCGTGCTCCATCTACATGGGTTACGCCATCGTCCTGGTCAGCGAGTTCGGCGAAATCGACGAATCCCTGCAATACGCCGACCTTGCCCTGAAGCTTCAGGAGACGCTGTCGCGCCCTGACCTGAAGGGCCGCATCCTGGTGCGCAGTGGGGTCTTCATCAACAGCCGCCGGAATTCTTTCGAGTCGAGCATCGAGATCCTGCGCGAGGGATTCGTCGAGTGTCAGGCGGCGGGCGACTATTCCTATGCCGTCTATGGCGCCCTGGAGATGTGCTGGCTGACCCTGGAAAGCGGGGCTCATCTCGACGAGCTGGACGCGGCGTCGGTGACCTATTCGGCCTTTGCCGAACAGAGCCGGAATATTGGACTCCTGAATGCCTTGCGGGCCCAGAAGGCGTTTGTTTCCAGCCTGACCGGTGCCCTCGACCCCACCGGGTATCTGGAGAACGGCGCGGAATTCCTGGCGGCTTTGACCGGCGCCAAGTTCGGCACCGGTGTCGCCTATTTCCACCTGATGGGCCAAATGGTAGCCCTGCTGCGCGGCGAGTACCTTCAGGCCAGGGACCAGAGCCTGAAGGTCGCCGCATCCCTGAAAAGCATCACCGGATGGGTGGCCGAGACCACCTACCACCTGCTGGCCGTTCTGACATTGTCGCAGCTCGACCTCCCCGTGGAGGAGCGGCGGCAGGAGATGCTGGGGCATGTGGACCTGTTGCGCCGCCGGGCCGGCGACAGCCCCAGGAACTACGGATGCCGGTACTCTCTGGCCCTGGCCGAGCTGGCGCGCCTGGACGGGGATGTGCTGGAGGCGCAGCGGCGCTACGAGGAGGCGATCGCCTCGGCCCGCGATGGGGGCTTCCTCCACCTGGAGGCCATGGCCTATGAATCCGCCTCCCGGTTCTACAGGGAACGGGAAATGGCCCTGATCGCCGAAACATATCTTCGCAAGGCGCGGGATTGCTACGCCCAGTGGGGGGCGGTGGACAAGGTAAGGCGGATCGAGAGCGAGCAGCCCGAACTCGGTGCAGAGCATATCCAGTCCGCCAAGGGAAGCGAAAGTCCGGCTCAGGCCCAAAATCTCGATGTCATCAGCGTGGTCAAGGCCTCCCAGGCGGTCTCGGGGGAGATCGCGCTGGACCGGCTGGTGGAAACGCTGTTGCGGATCACGGTGGAGAATGCCGGGGCGCAACGCGGCGCGCTGATCGTCGACCTGAACGGTACGCCAACGGTGGTGGCCCAGGCCCGGATCGGTGACGGTGCGGTGTCGGTCGAGTCCCAGCGCAGGGTGCCCAATGGGGCGGACCTGCCCGAAAAGGTGCTGAACTACGTCCACCGCGCCTGGAAGCGTGTGCTGTTGGACGACGCGTTGCAGGACAACGATTTCAGTTCGGACCCCTATCTCAGGGCCGGTAAGGTCCGCTCGGTGCTGTGCCTGCCCATGGTCAAGCAATCGAGGCTTATCGGATTGCTGTACCTGGAAAACAGCCACGTTTCCCACGTTTTTACCGCCGATCGGGTAGCGGTTCTCGATCTGCTGGCCTCCCAGGCGGCCATCTCCCTGGAAAACGCCCTGCTCTACGAGGATCTGCAGCGCCACCGCGACGACCTGGAGCGGACGGTGGCCGAGCGAACCGCCCAGTTGGTCGAGAAGAAGGAGCAACTGGACAAGATTTTGAACGAGCAGGAAATCATCCTGGAAAATGCGTCTCTCGGCATCGTGGTCGTCAAGCTGACCGCCGATGGCCGCCGGGTGATCCAGCGGGCCAATATCGCCGCCGGGCGTTTGCTTGGCTATGCTCCGGGGGCGCTCGAAGGCATGGAGACGCGGGCGGTCTGGACCAGCGAGGAAGACTTCCGGCTGGTGGGCGAGGCCTACAAGCTGATGGCCGAGGGCCAGACCTATAGCGGCGAGCACGCCATTCGGCGGAGAAACGGCGAGAGGGGGGTCTGCAAGCTGGTCGGGGCGGCTGCCGATCCGTCTGATCTGTCCAAGGGAACCATCTGGCTGATCGAGGACATTACCGACCGCCGCGCCGCCGATGCGGCGCTCCGGGCCGCCAAGGACCTCGCGGAGGAAATGGCCGCCGCCTTCCGCGACAAAAGCGAGCAGGTGGCCAGCCTTCTCGATAATTCCGGCCAGGGCTTCCTGTCATTCGGCGCCAATCTGGTGGTTGATTCCCAATACAGCCGGGCGTGCGAGACCATGCTGGGCCAGTCACCGGCGGGCAAGGACGTGGCCAGCCTCCTTTTCCCGGATGAGGCTGCAAAGGCTGATCTGCTGCGTCTTGGCGTCCCGGAGGCTTTGAAGGAGCGAGAGCCCTTCAAGCGGGAGCTGTACCTGTCCCTGCTGCCCACCGAGGTCCGGCTGCGCGACCTGATCCTTGCGATCGAGTACTCGGTGCTGGAGAGTGGGCACCTCATGCTCGTCCTCACCGACATCACCGAGGAGCGCCGTCTGGAGGACAGGGTTCGCAGCAATCACAAGATTCTCCAGATGGTGGTCACGGCGGTCACCGACAGCCGTGACTTCTTTGACTCCGTCAATGCCTTCCGTCGGTTCACCCAGGCCGAGATACCCGCGCTGGCCCATTCACCCCTGCCGCCGTCCGGGGTGTTGGAAGGGTTGTACCGGGAGGTTCACACCTTCAAGGGCACGCTGAACCAGTTTAGTTTCCAATACACGCCCGAAGCCCTGCATTGCCTGGAGGGGCGCCTTGGCGAGATGCGGGCACGGAAGGATGGCCTTTCGGCCGACGATATCCGCGCCGCGGTCGCCGCGGTGCCGCTGGAGCCACCCTTCGAGCGGGATCTGAGCCAGTTGCGCGAGATCATCGGGGACGACTTCCTGGACCGGGGCGAGCGGATCACCCTCACGGCGGAACAGGTCGTCCAGCTGGAACGCCTGGCCTCCGACCTTTTGCGTGGTGAGGCGATCGACACGGCGGTACCCGAGATCAGAAGGCTGCTCGTCGAGATTGGCTTTCTGCGCAAGACTCCGCTGTGTGACACCTTGTCCGGACATCGCAATACGGTGGCGCAGGTGGCAGCTCGGCTGGAAAAGAACGTGGCCCCCGTCGAGATCTCGGGTGGCGAGGATATATGGATTGACCCCAAGACCTTTGCCCCGTTCCTCCGCTCGCTGGCCCATGTCTTCCGGAACGCCGTGACCCATGGCATCGAGGACCCGGATTCGAGGCTGCTGGCGGGCAAGAACGAAAGCGGGCGGATCACCTGCAAGGTCGGCCGGACCGCCGATTCCATCCATCTGAGTATTGCCGACGATGGGGTGGGTATCGATCAGGGCGCCGTCAGGACCAGGGTCGTGGAAGCGGGCCTGATGCCGGCCGAAGCGGTGGCCGCCATGACCGAGGCCCAGGTGCTCGACCTGATCTTCCTGGATTCCATGACCACCAATGTCCACCTCGACCAGTTCTCCGGCCGTGGGGTCGGGCTGGCCGCCGTGCGCGCCGAAACGGCAAAGCTTGGCGGAACGGTGGCGGTCCGCACCCGTCCTGGACAGGGGACCGAGTTCGTCTTCACCCTGCCGTTCCAGGGCGAAGGGCAGGGGTGAGCTGACCGGCCGCAATCCCCGCTCTGACATTGCCAGAGTGGAGACCGCGGCGCGAACTCAGTATTCCTTCTTGTTTTCCCACATGGATTCGTTGAAGCGCACCACCCGGTTGCGGCCATTTTCCTTGGCCTGGTACAGGGCGACGTCGGCGAACTTCACCGCCTGCCAGAAGGTGTCGCTGTCGGTGGGGAAGTCGGACAGGCCGATGGAAATGGTCTTGCGGATGGTCACCGTTCCCGTCTGCACCACCAGGGCTTCCACCAGGGCACGGATCTTCTCGGCGACCTGATCGGCTTCGGCCGACGGCGTGTCGACCAGGACGATCAGGAATTCCTCGCCGCCGAAGCGGATCACCAGATCCGAGGCCCGAACCGCCTGGCGCAGTACCTTGGACAGGGCCTTGAGCACCGCATCGCCGGCATCGTGGCCATAGGTGTCGTTGACCATCTTGAAGTGGTCGAGATCCAGCATCATCACCGTCAGGGCGGATTTGCGCCGATGGACGTTGGCCACCAGGGTGTCGACGTATTCTTCGAGGAATCGGCGGTTGTTCAGCCCGGTCATGGGATCGCTGAGCGACGATTCCCGCAAGGTCTCCATCAACCGCTTGGTCTCCAGCACCGGAGCGGCCTCGCGCAGATAGACGTTCACGTAGGGAATCTTGCTGAGCAGGTGCTGCTCCTGCCCCTCGGAGGCCACCAACTGCAACACGTTGCCCACCGAGCCGGACTGGATGATGGGCAGGCAGATATGCTTGTAGCCGCTGGTGTCGTTTTCCGGCTGGAAGGCGTAGCAGATGGCCGGGTTGGTGACGCCATCGACCATGTGGCCGGTGCGCCGCGCGCGGCAGCCCTCGCTGCGCACCAGGATCTGCGGGTCGCACCAACGGCATGAACTGTCGGGGACGCCGTCCACGAACAGCGGGGTCATCTGGTTCTTGTTGGGCACGATCTCGTAGAGCGAGAAGGTCTTGATGCCGAACTCTCCATCCAGGGTCCGGGCCAGGCGCTCGTGGATCTCGGCCTTGGTCTCGTCCTCCTCGATGGCCTGCTTGAAGCGGGCGGCGCGCGACAGCCCGTCCACCATGTCGATGGTGGCGTTCAGCAGGTTCTCGTCGGGGCTGGGGGTGCGGTTGGTCAGGCGGGCGACGCTGTCGCCGATGCGGTTCAGGCCGTTGTCGAGAAAGGCCAGAAGGCGGTTCATGTCGGCGGCGATCTGGCCGACCTCGTCCTCGGTCCGCTGGCTGACCTGGCCCTTGAAGTCGCCGCGAAGCGCCCGCTGGACCGCCAGTTCCACATTGAGGGCGGTGGTCGAGACCGGCTGGATGACGCGCCGGATCAGGAAGAAGGTCGCGGCGCTGAACAGCACCACGATTCCGACGATTCCGGCGACGGTCAGCAGGGCCTTGGACTTCAGGTCCTCGATGGACATGGACAGCGTCACCGCGCCCAGCACCGCGCCTTCCTGCACCTGATGGCATTGCAGGCAGTTGGGCGAGCCGCGGGTCGAGGCGACGAAGGGAATGGTGCCGCGGAAGATGGTGCCGTTGGGGCTTTCCTCGACGCGGTAGACGGGCTTGCCGTCGTGGAGAACCTGCTGCTCCACCTCATCGTTGGGAGTCTCGCGCCCCAGGCCCTTGCCAAACTGCTGCTCCACCAGGGGCGAGCGGACCACCTGGGCCGAGGTCAGGCCCTGGACGTCCATCAGGCGGCTGAGAAAGCTTTCCCGCTTGTCGATGACGCCGTTGATCATGGATTCGGTCAGGTGGACGCGAACGATTTCGGCGGCGGTGCGGATGTGGTCAGTGGCCGACGCGATCGAAAACGAGCGAAAGGCGTACAGATTGATCGCCACCAGCATGAAGACCAAGCTGACGGCCATGGCCACGAAAAACATCGTGACCTTTGAGTTCAAGCTCATAATCCGTGACTTCCCCCAAGATGCTGCAGGCGGAATCGGCATAAGACCCCCGGCCGATTCAAAAGACTCACTGGTTGCTATCATCTATGTTCAATGCATCTTTAGGTGCATTGCTCGTCATAATACTGTCAGGGAGAGAGGCTGGCAATCGTCGGCGCATTCAGTCTTTGGGCCGCCTGTCCGGTCGGGGAGGAGGGCGGTGACTTCTCCGTGACCCCCGTGCTACATTAGGGTTGTCTACACCGCCCATGGCGGCAATGCGGGGATTGATGGCTTTCGTTCCGGGCAAGGCATCGGTGGTTGCGGCACGGCGGACCTGCATCAGGCGGCTTGCCGCCTGGGCGGGCGTGCTGGCCCTGGTGCTGCAGATTCTGCTGCCGGCCGGTCAGGCCGGCGCCGCGCTGTCGGTGGATCAGGAACTTGAAGCCTCCATCTGCCATTCCGGCGAGGCCGGCGGCACTCCTGTTTCGTCCAAGGTCGTCCACGATCATTGCCAGTACTGCCAGATTCACGCCGGCGCCAAGCTCCTGCTCGCGCCGCTGTCGTGGAGCGCGGCCCCCATCCCGCCGACGCCGGTCGTCGTCGCGGCGCCCGTGGAGGGGGCCATACCGGGTAATCCCGGTCATCTTCCCCATCCCCAACGCGGCCCCCCGTCCTTCTCCTGATTCCTGTCGTTGAAGCAGGCGGGCTGGAGACGGGATCGGTGCGCCCTGATCGCATCGCTCTGGACGGGTCTCGGCCTCGCCCTGCTGGTGAAGACTTCATCCCGTTGATGACTTGAGTTCCATAGGAGAGCGTAATGAACCGTCGCAAGTTCCTGGCCGCCGGCACCACTTTGGGTCTTGCCGCCACCCTGGCCGTTCCCGCCGTGGCCGCCGAGGGGGATGGCACCCCCATGCAGTTCACGCCCAAGAAGCCCAAGGACCCGACTCCGCTGGTCGATGAACTGGCCAAGTACCCCAAGTGCCCCTATTGCGGCATGGATCGCACCGAGTACCATTTCAGCCGCCATCTGGTGCACTACTCGGACGATCTGGTGGACGGCACCTGTTCCCTCCACTGCGCCGCCGTGTCGCTGTCGGTCAACCTGGACCGGGTGCCCAAGGCCATCTACGCCCCTGACAACGGCTCGGGCGAGGCCGTCAAGCCGCTGACCAATGCCGAGGCCGCGACCTATGTCATCGGCGGCGAGCACCGGGGCGTCATGACCAAGAAGCCCAAGACCTCGTTCGCCGCCAAGCTGGCCGCCGAGGCGGCCAAGGGCGACGGCGAGTTGGCGGACTTCGACAAGGCCCTGATGCTCACCTATATGGGCATGGCCGAGGACACCCGGATGATCCGCATGAAGCGCGATGAGCGTCGCCGCAAGATGATGGGCGAGCATCAGATGCACAAAGGCTGATCCGGCCTTGGGGGAGGCCGTCGGCCTCCCCCGCTTTCATAGGGAAATGTCATGAGTCTGCTTGCCGTCTCGCCGCCTTTGCTCGTCCTGCCTCCCGTCACGGGCGCCGGCGGATGAGGGCTGTTTCCGTTCCCGAGGAGGAGATGTGGGCGGCGTTGGGCGCCCAGTTGGGCGATGCCGGGATCGGCGGTGAGTTGCGGGGGCGCGCCGGGCTGTTGTCTCCCTGCGCCGTCATCTTGCCCCGTGACCAGATCGACGGTCTGGCGCGGGCGGTTGCGGCCCTGCATGCCGTATTCTCCGCACCACCCCTGGCGGTTGCGGCCATGGAGGTCGCCCGGGGCGAAAGCCTGCCCGATCACGGCCTGGGCGGCTGGATGCTGGGCTTCGACTTTCATCTGACCGAGGACGGGCCGCGCCTGATCGAGATCAATACCAATCCCGGCGGCATGCTGGCGGTGGCGGCCCAGGCCCGCGCCCTGGTCGCCTGCCGGCCCGAGCTGGGCCAGCCCCCCGAGGTCGAGGCCATGGCGCTGGAGGCCTTTCGCGATGAATGGCGGCGCCAGCGCGCCGGGCAAGGTCTCTCCAGCGTGGCGATCATCGACGACGATCCCGCCGACCAGTACCTCGCCCCAGAATTCCAGCTGTATCGCCGCCTGTTCGAGCGGGCCGGTCTTCGAGCCGCCATCCTCGATCCGGGCCAGTTTCGCGCGGGCTCGGCCGACATGGTCTACAACCGGCTGGTGGATTTCAGCCTGGACTCCCCCGCCCACGCCGCCCTGGCCGAGGCCTGGCGCAGCGGCGAGACGGTGGTCACCCCCGATCCCCGCGCCCATTTCCTTTATTCCGACAAGCGGGTGCTGGCGCTGCTGTCCGACGGCGAGGCCCTGGGGGCCATGGGGATTGGCGCCGACATCGCCATGGCGGTCGCCGCCATCGTCCCGCCGACCATTCCGGTTTCCGCCATCAATGCCGAGGAATTGTGGGCGGGGCGCCGGCAATGGTTCTTCAAGCCGGCAAAGGGCCATGCCGGCAAGGCGGTCTATCGCGGCGAGAAGCTGTCGCGCTCCACCTGGCCCACCATCCTGGCCTCGCCCTATGTGGCCCAGCGCTATATTCCGCCGCCGCGTCTGGCGGTGGCGCATGCGGGCGCCAGCCTGAAGATGGATATCCGGGTTAACGCCTGGCAGGGCCGGGTCGTTCAGATGGCCGCCCGGCTTTACGAGGGCCAGACCACCAATTTCCGCACGCCCGGCGGCGGCTTCGCCCCGGTCTTTCCCGAGCCATGAGGCCCAAGACGGAAGACGGGCGGCGCGGACCCGGCTATCCTTGGCGCCCGAGGCCCCACGGGGGGCGGAGGCAGGAGTTGCTTCAGGCTTGACGCTTTCGTTTCAGTCCGTCCAGATCTGGCCGCCGCCCTGGCCATTTCCGTTGCGTCCCAGCCTCGCCGCCTGGGCCGAGCCCCTGGTGCAGCCGGAGATCATGGAGGCAGCGGGGCTTGCCGCCGCCACCCTGGTCCTGCTTGCCGCCGCGTGGTGGGTCCGCCGGCTGCGCTGGCCGCTTCTGGCCGCCGCCGGCCTCTCGGCCTGGTTCGGCGCGCCCGGCCTGGGCCTGCTGCTGGTGCCGGCCTATCCCACCAGCTTTCACACCTCGCCCACCGGCTTTACCGCCGGTTCGGTGGCCAGAGGACAGGCGGTCTATGTCCGCCACTGCCAGAGCTGCCACGGCCCGGAAGGGCGGGGCGACGGACCCGAGGCGTCCCGGCAGGCGGTGCCGCCGGCCGACCTCGCCGCCGAGCATCTGTGGGATCATCCCGACGGCGACCTGTTCTGGTGGGTCAGCCGGGGCATGGTGGCGGTCGATGGGCGTCCGGCCATGCCCGGCTTCGCCGACAAGCTGTCCGATACCGAGCGCTGGGAGGTCATCGACTTCCTGCATGCCAACGCGGCCGGGGCGGAACTGGCCCGCACCGGGCTGTGGCCGCATGGCTTCATGGCGCCCGACATGGCCGCCACCTGCGGCGATGGACGGCGTACCTCCCTGTCCCAGTTGCGCGGAGCCCCCGTCCACATCGTCGTCGAGGGGGCGGATGGGGTGGCCCAGGGCGGAACCTCGCCCACCTTGGTGATCGGCGGCGGCCGTCCGTCTGCGTCGGTCTGCGTCGTCGACGATCCGGCGGCGCGGCAGGCCCTGGCCGTCACCCTGGGGCTGAGCGCCGACGACATCACCGGTAGCCAGTTCCTGGTCAGTCCGGAAGGCTGGCTGCTGGGCCATTGGTATCAGGGCGGTGCGCCCGCCGCCGACAGCCTGGTCTTCGTCGCCGAGACCCTGCGCAATGTCTGCCTGTCCTCCCCGGCCCGCTCCCATGCCAGCCATCGCTGACGGCGCCTAACCGGGCATTGCGGTCTGGTGCTGCCCGTCATAAAAAAGGCGGGCCGCCTGTTGGCTTCGGAGCGACGCATGACCATCAATATCTGCCACGTGGGCTACAACGAACATAAGCCCATCTTCGACGATGTCATCGATTCCCTGCGCAGTGCCTTTTGCCGTCTGGGAGTTCCTCATCGTTATTCGCTGAATTACGTCGATCCCGGGGCCATCAACCTGATGATCGGGCACGTCTCCTTCATCGAGAAGCGGGAGCTTCCGCCGGGTGGGCTGAAGAACACCATCATCTTCCAGCTGGAATCCCTGACCGAAGGCTCCCTGCTCGAGAAGTGCCCGTATTACATCGAGTTGCTGCGGCAGGCGACGCAGATCTGGGACTACTCTCCGACCAATGTCGCCTTCCTGAACAGCCAGGGAATCCATACGGCGATTCACGTGCCGATCGGGCATGACCCCATCCTCGAACGGATCGATCACGTGGAAAACCGCGACATCGACGTGCTGTTCTATGGCGCGAAGATGCCGCGGCGCACGGCCATCCTGCAATCCCTCATCAATGCCGGCTACAAGGTCGAGCATATCTTCGGCGTGTATGGCGGCAAGCGTGACGGCTATATCGCCCGCTCGAAGATCGTGATCAACATCCACCAGTTCGACAAGCAGGTGGTCGAGGAGGTGCGGCTTTCCTATCTCCTGGCCAATCGCTGCTTCGTGGTGTCGGAGGTCGCGGACCGCGACCCCTATGACGGCGGCGTGGTCTTTGTCCCCTATGACAAGCTGGTCGAGACCTGCGCCCACTACCTGAACCCGGCCAGCAAGGCCGAGCGCGAT
It encodes the following:
- a CDS encoding AAA family ATPase, with the protein product MRRTEVLCRDGDTVLWRAQAEDAGAALVRVAADEVPSVRVAARLAHEFGLRGCLDSDWAVRPQLLAGQGGRAELVLEDPGGIVLDALLRHHSKSRSGEKGLAVEGFLVLALRMAEALAKLHAAGLVHKGIKPGAMLVAPDGDSIRFTSFGFASVLPRHQMPPEPIESIEGDLAYMAPEQTGRMNRSVDCRSDLYSLGIVFFEMLAGRLPFDSNDPAELVHFHVARRPPPLSRFREDVPVVVLEMVAKLLSKAAEDRYQTAKGLAADLRICLEDWRGTGAIAPFLLGANDRPDRLVIPEKLYGREAELRQLLDAAGRVTGDGALEVVFVAGYSGIGKSVLVGELQKALVGSNTFFATGKFDQYKRHIPYATWAQAFQGCVRQILGLDDARLVKWRLAILDAVGQNGRLITDLIPDLALLIGEQPLVPELPPNEAQHRFFTTFRRFLARWATERHPLVLFLDDLQWIDPGSLKLLEYLAGRSELGHLLLVCAYRDNEVGPAHPLTLAKDAIRARTRIEEIPLRPLSTGHLRQLVAETLSCPAARAQPLVEIIGGKTGGNPFFTIQFMHGLFEEQLLSPGPEGWQWDMERIAAKNFTDNVVDLMVGKILRLPEKTQEVMRRLACLGNMVPVRKLALVHDGAAETLDADLGDALRASYLVRRNDTIHFSHDRIQEAAYSLLPAGDRPAEHLRIARKLAAGLDPAGFDDAIFEIVGHFTQGVELVSDPEERYRLGRWCALAGEKAKASAAYVTAQTFFVQAMDLLPPDAWDHDYDRTLWLYLERVTCELLLGNFQQVDDLLPFVLERTRGNADRARAYRLLILRNQVAGRYGDAVDIALNVLGLFGLDCPASPAEVDQAVAQGRREASANLRGREIGALIDAPAMTDPEALAMIGILADCLPCSFLARPDLYGWLALNGLNITLRQGNTGDSCSIYMGYAIVLVSEFGEIDESLQYADLALKLQETLSRPDLKGRILVRSGVFINSRRNSFESSIEILREGFVECQAAGDYSYAVYGALEMCWLTLESGAHLDELDAASVTYSAFAEQSRNIGLLNALRAQKAFVSSLTGALDPTGYLENGAEFLAALTGAKFGTGVAYFHLMGQMVALLRGEYLQARDQSLKVAASLKSITGWVAETTYHLLAVLTLSQLDLPVEERRQEMLGHVDLLRRRAGDSPRNYGCRYSLALAELARLDGDVLEAQRRYEEAIASARDGGFLHLEAMAYESASRFYREREMALIAETYLRKARDCYAQWGAVDKVRRIESEQPELGAEHIQSAKGSESPAQAQNLDVISVVKASQAVSGEIALDRLVETLLRITVENAGAQRGALIVDLNGTPTVVAQARIGDGAVSVESQRRVPNGADLPEKVLNYVHRAWKRVLLDDALQDNDFSSDPYLRAGKVRSVLCLPMVKQSRLIGLLYLENSHVSHVFTADRVAVLDLLASQAAISLENALLYEDLQRHRDDLERTVAERTAQLVEKKEQLDKILNEQEIILENASLGIVVVKLTADGRRVIQRANIAAGRLLGYAPGALEGMETRAVWTSEEDFRLVGEAYKLMAEGQTYSGEHAIRRRNGERGVCKLVGAAADPSDLSKGTIWLIEDITDRRAADAALRAAKDLAEEMAAAFRDKSEQVASLLDNSGQGFLSFGANLVVDSQYSRACETMLGQSPAGKDVASLLFPDEAAKADLLRLGVPEALKEREPFKRELYLSLLPTEVRLRDLILAIEYSVLESGHLMLVLTDITEERRLEDRVRSNHKILQMVVTAVTDSRDFFDSVNAFRRFTQAEIPALAHSPLPPSGVLEGLYREVHTFKGTLNQFSFQYTPEALHCLEGRLGEMRARKDGLSADDIRAAVAAVPLEPPFERDLSQLREIIGDDFLDRGERITLTAEQVVQLERLASDLLRGEAIDTAVPEIRRLLVEIGFLRKTPLCDTLSGHRNTVAQVAARLEKNVAPVEISGGEDIWIDPKTFAPFLRSLAHVFRNAVTHGIEDPDSRLLAGKNESGRITCKVGRTADSIHLSIADDGVGIDQGAVRTRVVEAGLMPAEAVAAMTEAQVLDLIFLDSMTTNVHLDQFSGRGVGLAAVRAETAKLGGTVAVRTRPGQGTEFVFTLPFQGEGQG
- a CDS encoding diguanylate cyclase, with the translated sequence MAVSLVFMLVAINLYAFRSFSIASATDHIRTAAEIVRVHLTESMINGVIDKRESFLSRLMDVQGLTSAQVVRSPLVEQQFGKGLGRETPNDEVEQQVLHDGKPVYRVEESPNGTIFRGTIPFVASTRGSPNCLQCHQVQEGAVLGAVTLSMSIEDLKSKALLTVAGIVGIVVLFSAATFFLIRRVIQPVSTTALNVELAVQRALRGDFKGQVSQRTEDEVGQIAADMNRLLAFLDNGLNRIGDSVARLTNRTPSPDENLLNATIDMVDGLSRAARFKQAIEEDETKAEIHERLARTLDGEFGIKTFSLYEIVPNKNQMTPLFVDGVPDSSCRWCDPQILVRSEGCRARRTGHMVDGVTNPAICYAFQPENDTSGYKHICLPIIQSGSVGNVLQLVASEGQEQHLLSKIPYVNVYLREAAPVLETKRLMETLRESSLSDPMTGLNNRRFLEEYVDTLVANVHRRKSALTVMMLDLDHFKMVNDTYGHDAGDAVLKALSKVLRQAVRASDLVIRFGGEEFLIVLVDTPSAEADQVAEKIRALVEALVVQTGTVTIRKTISIGLSDFPTDSDTFWQAVKFADVALYQAKENGRNRVVRFNESMWENKKEY
- a CDS encoding DUF2946 family protein → MAFVPGKASVVAARRTCIRRLAAWAGVLALVLQILLPAGQAGAALSVDQELEASICHSGEAGGTPVSSKVVHDHCQYCQIHAGAKLLLAPLSWSAAPIPPTPVVVAAPVEGAIPGNPGHLPHPQRGPPSFS
- a CDS encoding nitrous oxide reductase accessory protein NosL, translating into MNRRKFLAAGTTLGLAATLAVPAVAAEGDGTPMQFTPKKPKDPTPLVDELAKYPKCPYCGMDRTEYHFSRHLVHYSDDLVDGTCSLHCAAVSLSVNLDRVPKAIYAPDNGSGEAVKPLTNAEAATYVIGGEHRGVMTKKPKTSFAAKLAAEAAKGDGELADFDKALMLTYMGMAEDTRMIRMKRDERRRKMMGEHQMHKG
- a CDS encoding c-type cytochrome → MTLSFQSVQIWPPPWPFPLRPSLAAWAEPLVQPEIMEAAGLAAATLVLLAAAWWVRRLRWPLLAAAGLSAWFGAPGLGLLLVPAYPTSFHTSPTGFTAGSVARGQAVYVRHCQSCHGPEGRGDGPEASRQAVPPADLAAEHLWDHPDGDLFWWVSRGMVAVDGRPAMPGFADKLSDTERWEVIDFLHANAAGAELARTGLWPHGFMAPDMAATCGDGRRTSLSQLRGAPVHIVVEGADGVAQGGTSPTLVIGGGRPSASVCVVDDPAARQALAVTLGLSADDITGSQFLVSPEGWLLGHWYQGGAPAADSLVFVAETLRNVCLSSPARSHASHR